A genomic segment from Salvia splendens isolate huo1 chromosome 13, SspV2, whole genome shotgun sequence encodes:
- the LOC121761949 gene encoding serine/threonine-protein kinase/endoribonuclease IRE1a-like isoform X1: protein MPMIRYEMKLRFFLVSLFDLFLLYDSALASPNSPWGLNRYGAAFQAAGRRVLMSDATKVPDTALVAALDGTIYLLDVGSLKPLWSFSSGPKIYSSYQAPVNDKENASGIESNYFIDCGDDWELYAHNSLGKLKLMKSLEEYISSTPQIAEDGGIVLGTKKSSAFLVDAKTGKVIHAYRMSDSPSTDKRSFNEFPYNATVNKQYESETESNIKTNELPLYVTRTDYTLTSFLPNSDKVLWNVTVAEIGAAFLCQDVDKSLTDTLPDESLEPDLPYKMPLPCQSRAHVFRFRNENTFETLSLAPGPSKALHHDMMLTASTADVLPSQPNVEKVLELLPVQNNGGIFVDGHDSKDIEGILPSDAFNENGGISSTHDVEVLSDYGSVTPHRKLSTSQALIFITLVVCFVYYKYQYSVVSRPKALAVQAPGTSYANVHSKRKKSRKAGKSGSNDGKQDKEDNEVQHTHIGSDNNFWMNLNRPISCNEDGRMVGKLFISNKEIAKGSNGTIVLEGIYEGRPVAVKRLVRAYNDIAVKEIQNLIMSDRHPNIIRWYGVEQDQDFVYLALELCSCSLNDLIVMHLKSPTHPTFEKNLAFEVAAEYSIRLDYMDDLIHGFNLWNSDGYPSPLLLKLMRDMISGVSHLHELGIVHRDLKPQNVLILNERSMCAKVSDMGISKHLVGDLSTLSNHGTGCGSSGWQAPELLLHGRQTRAVDLFSLGCVFFFCITGGRHPFGSSLERDINIAKNKVDLSLLDHIPEAVDLLLQLLNPNSEMRPKASDVLNHPLFWSPEMRLSFLRDTSDRVELEDREVPSDLLKSLENIGALALGGRWNEKLDPSFLNNIGHYRRYRFHSVRDLLRVMRNKLSHYREIPAEIQELIGAVPEGFDRYFRSRFPKLLIEVYKVMIKYCSKEDCFAKYFNGSEF, encoded by the exons ATGCCTATGATCCGATACGAGATGAAACTCCGCTTTTTTCTGGTTTCGttgtttgatttatttttgttgtaCGATTCCGCGCTTGCTTCTCCCAACTCTCCATGGGGACTCAATCGTTACGGCGCTGCTTTCCAAGCTGCCGGCCGCCGTGTTTTGATGTCCGATGCTACCAA AGTGCCTGATACTGCATTAGTGGCTGCCTTGGATGGTACTATTTATCTATTGGATGTTGGTTCCCTGAAACCACTTTGGTCATTTTCGTCAGGCCCAAAAATTTACTCATCATATCAGGCTCCTGTTAATGATAAGGAAAATGCATCTGGAATTGAAAGTAATTACTTTATTGATTGTGGAGATGATTGGGAATTATACGCTCACAACAGCCTTGGCAAACTg AAACTTATGAAGAGTCTTGAAGAGTATATAAGTTCTACACCTCAAATAGCAGAGGATGGAGGAATCGTACTTGGTACAAAAAAGAGCTCTGCTTTTTTAGTTGATGCAAAGACTGGAAAGGTTATCCATGCATACAGAATGTCTGATTCTCCATCAACCGATAAGAGAAGTTTCAATGAATTTCCTTATAATGCCACTGTCAATAAACAGTACGAATCTGAGACTGAGTCCAATATAAAGACCAACGAGCTACCTCTTTACGTTACAAGGACAGATTACACATTGACGTCGTTTCTTCCAAATTCAGACAAAGTCCTATGGAACGTGACAGTTGCTGAAATTGGTGCTGCGTTTCTTTGTCAAGATGTTGATAAGTCACTTACTGATACTCTTCCTGATGAATCTTTGGAGCCTGATCTTCCTTATAAGATGCCATTACCGTGCCAGTCAAGGGCACATGTCTTTCGCTTCCGTAACGAGAATACGTTCGAAACCTTGTCCTTGGCCCCTGGGCCGTCAAAGGCTCTTCATCATGATATGATGCTTACAGCATCCACAGCTGATGTTCTTCCGTCACAGCCAAATGTTGAAAAAGTTCTGGAACTTCTTCCTGTGCAAAACAATGGGGGTATATTTGTAGATGGACATGACAGTAAGGACATTGAGGGTATTCTTCCTTCAGATGCATTCAATGAAAATGGTGGCATAAGTAGTACACATGATGTGGAGGTCCTTTCAGATTACGGATCTGTAACACCTCATCGGAAATTAAGCACATCCCAAGCTCTTATTTTTATCACTCTTGTAGTCTGTTTTGTCTACTACAAGTACCAGTACAGTGTGGTCTCTAGACCAAAAGCACTGGCTGTGCAGGCCCCTGGTACGAGTTATGCGAATGTACATTCAAAGAGGAAAAAATCTCGCAAAGCAGGAAAAAGCGGAAGTAATGATGGAAAACAAGACAAGGAAGACAATGAGGTTCAACACACGCATATTGGGAGTGATAATAACTTTTGGATGAATCTCAACCGACcaatttcttgcaatgaagATGGACGCATGGTtggtaaattatttatttcaaacAAAGAGATTGCAAAAGGTAGTAATGGCACCATTGTTCTTGAGGGGATTTATGAAGGCCGTCCAGTAGCCGTGAAGCGCCTTGTGAGAGCTTACAATGATATTGCCGTTAAAGAAATTCAAAATCTTATTATGTCTGATCGTCATCCAAATATTATTAGATGGTATGGAGTAGAGCAAGACCAAGATTTCGTGTATCTTGCGTTAGAACTCTGTTCTTGCAGCTTAAATGATCTTATTGTCATGCACTTAAAGTCCCCTACTCATCCAACTTTTGAGAAGAATTTGGCTTTTGAGGTTGCAGCAGAGTATTCAATCCGTCTGGATTATATGGATGACCTTATTCATGGGTTTAACTTGTGGAACTCAGATGGATATCCATCACCTTTATTGTTAAAACTGATGAG GGATATGATATCAGGAGTTTCCCATTTACATGAGTTGGGAATCGTTCATCGGGACCTGAAACCTCAAAATGTGTTGATATTAAATGAAAGATCTATGTGTGCAAAGGTTTCAGACATGGGCATCAGCAAGCACCTTGTTGGAGACTTGTCAACCTTGAGTAATCACGGTACAG GCTGCGGAAGTTCCGGATGGCAGGCACCTGAGCTGCTTCTTCATGGGCGTCAAACACGAGCAGTCGATTTGTTTAGCCTCGgttgtgttttctttttctgCATTACCGGTGGAAGACATCCCTTTGGGAGCAGCTTGGAACGCGATATCAACATTGCAAAAAATAAAGTTGATCTTTCCCTGCTGGATCATATCCCAGAAGCAGTTGATCTACTCTTGCAATTGCTAAATCCCAATTCTGAAATGAG GCCAAAGGCGAGCGATGTGCTTAACCATCCCCTTTTTTGGAGCCCTGAGATGCGGCTTTCCTTTCTCCGTGACACGAGTGATAGGGTGGAACTGGAAGACAGAGAGGTTCCGTCGGATCTCTTGAAATCGTTAGAGAATATAGGAGCTTTGGCTTTAGGTGGAAGATGGAATGAAAAGTTGGATCCTTCATTTCTTAATAATATCGGTCATTATAGGCGATACAGGTTTCATAGCGTTCGCGATTTGCTACGAGTAATGCGTAACAAGCTGAGTCATTACAGGGAGATTCCTGCAGAAATTCAG GAACTAATCGGAGCGGTACCTGAAGGATTCGATAGATATTTCAGGAGTCGGTTCCCAAAATTATTGATTGAAGTGTACAAAGTGATGATCAAATACTGCAGCAAAGAAGATTGCTTTGCCAAGTACTTCAATGGAAGTGAGTTCTAG
- the LOC121761949 gene encoding serine/threonine-protein kinase/endoribonuclease IRE1a-like isoform X2, whose amino-acid sequence MLPSPKIYSSYQAPVNDKENASGIESNYFIDCGDDWELYAHNSLGKLKLMKSLEEYISSTPQIAEDGGIVLGTKKSSAFLVDAKTGKVIHAYRMSDSPSTDKRSFNEFPYNATVNKQYESETESNIKTNELPLYVTRTDYTLTSFLPNSDKVLWNVTVAEIGAAFLCQDVDKSLTDTLPDESLEPDLPYKMPLPCQSRAHVFRFRNENTFETLSLAPGPSKALHHDMMLTASTADVLPSQPNVEKVLELLPVQNNGGIFVDGHDSKDIEGILPSDAFNENGGISSTHDVEVLSDYGSVTPHRKLSTSQALIFITLVVCFVYYKYQYSVVSRPKALAVQAPGTSYANVHSKRKKSRKAGKSGSNDGKQDKEDNEVQHTHIGSDNNFWMNLNRPISCNEDGRMVGKLFISNKEIAKGSNGTIVLEGIYEGRPVAVKRLVRAYNDIAVKEIQNLIMSDRHPNIIRWYGVEQDQDFVYLALELCSCSLNDLIVMHLKSPTHPTFEKNLAFEVAAEYSIRLDYMDDLIHGFNLWNSDGYPSPLLLKLMRDMISGVSHLHELGIVHRDLKPQNVLILNERSMCAKVSDMGISKHLVGDLSTLSNHGTGCGSSGWQAPELLLHGRQTRAVDLFSLGCVFFFCITGGRHPFGSSLERDINIAKNKVDLSLLDHIPEAVDLLLQLLNPNSEMRPKASDVLNHPLFWSPEMRLSFLRDTSDRVELEDREVPSDLLKSLENIGALALGGRWNEKLDPSFLNNIGHYRRYRFHSVRDLLRVMRNKLSHYREIPAEIQELIGAVPEGFDRYFRSRFPKLLIEVYKVMIKYCSKEDCFAKYFNGSEF is encoded by the exons ATGCTACCAA GCCCAAAAATTTACTCATCATATCAGGCTCCTGTTAATGATAAGGAAAATGCATCTGGAATTGAAAGTAATTACTTTATTGATTGTGGAGATGATTGGGAATTATACGCTCACAACAGCCTTGGCAAACTg AAACTTATGAAGAGTCTTGAAGAGTATATAAGTTCTACACCTCAAATAGCAGAGGATGGAGGAATCGTACTTGGTACAAAAAAGAGCTCTGCTTTTTTAGTTGATGCAAAGACTGGAAAGGTTATCCATGCATACAGAATGTCTGATTCTCCATCAACCGATAAGAGAAGTTTCAATGAATTTCCTTATAATGCCACTGTCAATAAACAGTACGAATCTGAGACTGAGTCCAATATAAAGACCAACGAGCTACCTCTTTACGTTACAAGGACAGATTACACATTGACGTCGTTTCTTCCAAATTCAGACAAAGTCCTATGGAACGTGACAGTTGCTGAAATTGGTGCTGCGTTTCTTTGTCAAGATGTTGATAAGTCACTTACTGATACTCTTCCTGATGAATCTTTGGAGCCTGATCTTCCTTATAAGATGCCATTACCGTGCCAGTCAAGGGCACATGTCTTTCGCTTCCGTAACGAGAATACGTTCGAAACCTTGTCCTTGGCCCCTGGGCCGTCAAAGGCTCTTCATCATGATATGATGCTTACAGCATCCACAGCTGATGTTCTTCCGTCACAGCCAAATGTTGAAAAAGTTCTGGAACTTCTTCCTGTGCAAAACAATGGGGGTATATTTGTAGATGGACATGACAGTAAGGACATTGAGGGTATTCTTCCTTCAGATGCATTCAATGAAAATGGTGGCATAAGTAGTACACATGATGTGGAGGTCCTTTCAGATTACGGATCTGTAACACCTCATCGGAAATTAAGCACATCCCAAGCTCTTATTTTTATCACTCTTGTAGTCTGTTTTGTCTACTACAAGTACCAGTACAGTGTGGTCTCTAGACCAAAAGCACTGGCTGTGCAGGCCCCTGGTACGAGTTATGCGAATGTACATTCAAAGAGGAAAAAATCTCGCAAAGCAGGAAAAAGCGGAAGTAATGATGGAAAACAAGACAAGGAAGACAATGAGGTTCAACACACGCATATTGGGAGTGATAATAACTTTTGGATGAATCTCAACCGACcaatttcttgcaatgaagATGGACGCATGGTtggtaaattatttatttcaaacAAAGAGATTGCAAAAGGTAGTAATGGCACCATTGTTCTTGAGGGGATTTATGAAGGCCGTCCAGTAGCCGTGAAGCGCCTTGTGAGAGCTTACAATGATATTGCCGTTAAAGAAATTCAAAATCTTATTATGTCTGATCGTCATCCAAATATTATTAGATGGTATGGAGTAGAGCAAGACCAAGATTTCGTGTATCTTGCGTTAGAACTCTGTTCTTGCAGCTTAAATGATCTTATTGTCATGCACTTAAAGTCCCCTACTCATCCAACTTTTGAGAAGAATTTGGCTTTTGAGGTTGCAGCAGAGTATTCAATCCGTCTGGATTATATGGATGACCTTATTCATGGGTTTAACTTGTGGAACTCAGATGGATATCCATCACCTTTATTGTTAAAACTGATGAG GGATATGATATCAGGAGTTTCCCATTTACATGAGTTGGGAATCGTTCATCGGGACCTGAAACCTCAAAATGTGTTGATATTAAATGAAAGATCTATGTGTGCAAAGGTTTCAGACATGGGCATCAGCAAGCACCTTGTTGGAGACTTGTCAACCTTGAGTAATCACGGTACAG GCTGCGGAAGTTCCGGATGGCAGGCACCTGAGCTGCTTCTTCATGGGCGTCAAACACGAGCAGTCGATTTGTTTAGCCTCGgttgtgttttctttttctgCATTACCGGTGGAAGACATCCCTTTGGGAGCAGCTTGGAACGCGATATCAACATTGCAAAAAATAAAGTTGATCTTTCCCTGCTGGATCATATCCCAGAAGCAGTTGATCTACTCTTGCAATTGCTAAATCCCAATTCTGAAATGAG GCCAAAGGCGAGCGATGTGCTTAACCATCCCCTTTTTTGGAGCCCTGAGATGCGGCTTTCCTTTCTCCGTGACACGAGTGATAGGGTGGAACTGGAAGACAGAGAGGTTCCGTCGGATCTCTTGAAATCGTTAGAGAATATAGGAGCTTTGGCTTTAGGTGGAAGATGGAATGAAAAGTTGGATCCTTCATTTCTTAATAATATCGGTCATTATAGGCGATACAGGTTTCATAGCGTTCGCGATTTGCTACGAGTAATGCGTAACAAGCTGAGTCATTACAGGGAGATTCCTGCAGAAATTCAG GAACTAATCGGAGCGGTACCTGAAGGATTCGATAGATATTTCAGGAGTCGGTTCCCAAAATTATTGATTGAAGTGTACAAAGTGATGATCAAATACTGCAGCAAAGAAGATTGCTTTGCCAAGTACTTCAATGGAAGTGAGTTCTAG